The following are encoded together in the Streptomyces rapamycinicus NRRL 5491 genome:
- a CDS encoding sensor histidine kinase gives MPDDAGNHPPRHQDGLAPRLAVVITVLVLVGYFAVAVTYVVDGNRSGRSVDAAMLGLALLPMTVLLCLQMLHSFPGLAPRLSGARRWTLALQTVLTFAPFAIFKHAWLGMPGFLAGSSLLVLVPALAWPAFAAILLCTDVLLFQVGFGWGQVAYTSVSTALTGLVVFGLSRLSGLVAEVSRSRAELARLAVAQERLRFSRDVHDLLGYSLSTITLKCELVHRLVPRQNSRAQQELSEILQTSRQALADVRAVASGYRKMSLSAEAATARSMLAAAGISATAEIDCGPLPELVDTVLASVLREGLTNVLRHSKADHCAVEARRSGRRVSLTLVNDGVGRPSTILRADSSDGGSGIGNLRVRVENLDGRLRAGVRSDGWFELRAELDVSVDAPPRSGREYGPGPTVTA, from the coding sequence TTGCCCGACGATGCCGGGAACCATCCACCGCGCCACCAGGACGGTCTGGCGCCGCGTCTGGCCGTGGTCATCACGGTCCTCGTGCTGGTGGGGTACTTCGCCGTGGCCGTCACCTACGTGGTCGACGGCAATCGTTCGGGCAGGTCGGTCGACGCGGCGATGCTCGGTCTTGCCCTGCTGCCGATGACCGTGCTGCTCTGTCTCCAGATGCTGCACTCCTTCCCCGGCCTCGCGCCCCGGCTCAGCGGTGCGCGGCGCTGGACGCTGGCGCTCCAGACGGTGCTGACCTTCGCCCCCTTCGCCATCTTCAAGCACGCCTGGCTGGGCATGCCGGGCTTCCTGGCCGGCTCCTCGCTGCTGGTGCTGGTCCCGGCGCTGGCGTGGCCCGCGTTCGCGGCCATCCTGCTGTGCACGGACGTGCTGCTGTTCCAGGTGGGCTTCGGCTGGGGTCAGGTCGCGTACACCTCGGTCTCCACCGCGCTGACCGGGCTGGTGGTCTTCGGGCTCTCGCGGCTGTCCGGGCTGGTCGCCGAGGTGTCCCGGTCCCGGGCCGAGCTGGCCCGGCTGGCGGTCGCCCAGGAGCGGCTGCGGTTCTCCCGGGACGTGCACGATCTGCTGGGCTACAGCCTGTCCACGATCACCCTCAAATGCGAGCTGGTGCACCGGCTGGTGCCACGGCAGAACTCCCGCGCCCAGCAGGAACTCTCGGAGATCCTGCAGACCTCCCGTCAGGCCCTCGCCGACGTACGGGCGGTGGCCAGCGGCTATCGCAAGATGTCGCTGTCGGCGGAGGCGGCCACGGCCCGCTCGATGCTGGCCGCGGCGGGCATCAGCGCCACGGCCGAGATCGACTGCGGACCGCTGCCGGAGCTGGTGGACACGGTGCTGGCGAGCGTGTTGCGCGAGGGGCTGACCAATGTGCTGCGCCACAGCAAGGCCGACCATTGCGCGGTCGAGGCGCGGCGCAGCGGGCGCCGGGTGTCACTGACCCTCGTCAACGACGGGGTGGGCCGACCGTCCACGATCCTGCGCGCCGACAGCTCGGACGGCGGCAGCGGCATCGGCAACCTCCGGGTGCGGGTGGAGAACCTCGACGGGCGGCTACGCGCGGGCGTACGGTCGGACGGCTGGTTCGAGTTACGGGCGGAGCTGGATGTGTCCGTGGACGCGCCGCCGCGGAGCGGCCGGGAGTACGGCCCGGGTCCGACGGTGACGGCGTGA